The proteins below are encoded in one region of Garra rufa chromosome 12, GarRuf1.0, whole genome shotgun sequence:
- the slc4a8 gene encoding electroneutral sodium bicarbonate exchanger 1 isoform X3: MKKIPTGAEASNVLVGELDFLERSIVAFVRLSPAVLLSGLTEVPIPTRFLFILLGPDGKAQQYHEIGRSMATIMTDEIFHDVAYKAKDRGDLLAGIDEFLDQVTVLPPGEWDPSIRIEPPKSVPSQEKRKMPGVPNGTAVPVEEEQHGEHHGPELQRTGRLFGGLILDVKRKAPFYFSDFKDGLNLQCIASFLFLYCACMSPVITFGGLLGEATEGRISAIESLLGASMTGVAYSLFAGQPLTILGSTGPVLVFEKILFKFCKDYDLSYLSLRTCIGLWTAFLCLLLVATDASSLVCYITRFTEEAFAALICLIFIYEALEKLFHLGELYPINRHAELDKLTLAYCRCAEPDNPSNKTLELWNQRNITASAVPWSNLTVTECLDLQGQFIGSSCGHHGPYTPDVLFWSAILFFGTFLLSTSLKQFKTSRYFPTRVRSMISDFAVFLTIVFMVLIDYLIGIPSQKLQVPSKFKPTRDDRGWFINPIGRNPWWTVLAAVIPALLCTILIFMDQQITAVIINRKEHKLLKGCGYHLDLLMVGVMLAVCSIMGLPWFVAATVLSITHVNSLKLETESAAPGEQPRFLGIREQRLTGLGIFLLMGLSVFMTGALQFIPMPVLYGVFLYMGASSLKGIQFFDRVKLFGMPAKHQPDFIYLRHVPLRKVHLFTLTQLTCLVLLWVIKTSPAAIVFPMMVLALVFIRKLLDFCFSKRELSYLDDLMPENKKKKLDDDSKQAEEQESQEMLVDDSDKSQDKDKVQIPTENKPLHSPRSSDPRTDPSDINISEEMSKTTVWKSLNSNHMDTQHSNTHKKEVP; this comes from the exons ATGAAGAAGATCCCCACTGGAGCAGAAGCTTCCAATGTGCTGGTTGGGGAGCTGGACTTTTTAGAGAGATCCATTGTTGCATTTGTTCGCCTGTCTCCtgctgttctgctctcagggctcACGGAAGTTCCCATTCCCACTAG ATTCTTGTTCATTTTGCTTGGTCCCGATGGAAAAGCCCAACAGTACCATGAGATCGGTCGCTCCATGGCCACCATCATGACCGATGAG ATTTTCCATGATGTTGCATATAAGGCCAAGGACAGGGGTGATTTGTTGGCTGGTATAGATGAGTTTCTGGATCAAGTGACAGTTTTGCCTCCAGGAGAATGGGACCCTTCTATACGCATAGAACCTCCTAAAAGTGTCCCATCACAG GAGAAAAGAAAGATGCCAGGAGTGCCAAACGGAACAGCTGTTCCCGTTGAGGAAGAGCAGCATGGAGAACACCACGGACCAGAACTGCAAAGAACTGGAAG GCTGTTTGGAGGACTGATTCTGGATGTGAAAAGAAAAGCTCCATTTTATTTTAGTGATTTTAAAGACGGTCTGAATTTGCAGTGTATAGCTTCTTTTCTGTTCCTGTACTGTGCCTGTATGTCACCTGTTATCACGTTTGGCGGACTTTTGGGAGAGGCTACAGAAGGACGCATT agtgcGATTGAGTCTCTTTTAGGAGCGTCTATGACTGGAGTAGCATACTCTTTGTTTGCCGGACAGCCGTTAACTATACTGGGCAGCACGGGACCTGTCCTCGTGTTTGAAAAGATTCTCTTCAAGTTCTGCAA AGACTATGATCTCTCATACCTGTCTCTGCGCACTTGTATCGGACTGTGGACGGCTTTCCTGTGTCTGCTTCTTGTGGCAACGGATGCCAGCTCCTTGGTCTGTTACATCACACGTTTCACAGAGGAAGCGTTTGCTGCGCTCATATGTCTTATCTTCATTTATGAAGCACTAGAGAAACTTTTCCATCTTGGAGAACTCTACCCCATCAACAGACATGCTGAGCTGGACAAACTAACACTGGCCTA CTGTAGGTGTGCAGAGCCTGATAACCCCAGTAATAAAACGCTCGAACTGTGGAATCAAAGAAACATCACAGCCTCTGCAGTGCCATGGAGCAACCTCACTGTAACG GAGTGTTTAGATCTCCAGGGGCAGTTTATTGGATCGTCGTGCGGACACCATGGTCCCTACACTCCTGATGTGCTCTTCTGGTCAGCCATCTTGTTTTTTGGTACCTTTTTACTGTCTACCTCCCTGAAACAGTTCAAGACTAGCAGATACTTTCCTACACGG GTACGGTCAATGATCAGTGATTTTGCTGTGTTCCTCACCATTGTTTTCATGGTCCTGATTGATTATTTAATTGGAATTCCATCCCAAAAGTTACAAGTGCCCAGCAAATTCAAG CCCACACGTGATGACCGTGGTTGGTTTATTAACCCTATCGGGAGAAACCCATGGTGGACTGTGCTGGCTGCTGTAATACCAGCTCTTCTCTGCACTATACTCATCTTCATGGACCAGCAGATCACCGCTGTCATCATAAACCGCAAGGAACACAAACTGcta AAAGGCTGCGGGTACCATTTGGACCTTCTGATGGTTGGAGTGATGCTGGCTGTATGTTCCATAATGGGGTTACCCTGGTTTGTTGCAGCAACCGTCCTGTCAATTACCCATGTCAACAGCCTGAAGCTAGAGACTGAAAGCGCCGCTCCTGGAGAGCAACCTCGATTTCTGGGTATTAGAGAACAGAGGCTGACTGGTCTGGGCATTTTTCTACTCATGGGGTTATCTGTGTTCATGACTGGAGCACTACAG TTCATTCCCATGCCAGTTCTCTATGGGGTTTTTCTTTATATGGGCGCCTCATCTCTAAAAGGCATTCAG TTCTTTGACCGTGTGAAGTTGTTTGGTATGCCAGCGAAGCACCAACCAGACTTTATTTATCTACGTCATGTTCCTCTGAGGAAGGTTCACCTGTTCACTCTGACCCAACTTACCTGCCTTGTGCTGCTCTGGGTCATCAAAACTTCCCCTGCCGCAATTGTCTTCCCTATGATG GTGCTGGCATTAGTGTTCATCCGTAAGCTGCTGGACTTCTGTTTTTCCAAACGGGAGCTTAGTTACCTTGATGATCTGATGCCTGAGAATAAGAAGAAGAAGTTGGATGATGATTCCAAACAGGCAGAGGAG CAGGAATCACAGGAGATGCTGGTTGATGACTCTGACAAATCACAAGACAAAGACAAAGTGCAGATCCCAACGGAGAACAAACCTCTACACTCACCTCGAAGCTCAGACCCCAG GACTGATCCCTCTGATATTAACATATCTGAAGAAATGTCTAAAACTACTGTGTGGAAATCCCTCAATTCCAATCACATGGACACACAACACTCAAACACACATAAAAAG GAGGTTCCGTGA
- the slc4a8 gene encoding electroneutral sodium bicarbonate exchanger 1 isoform X1 — MKKIPTGAEASNVLVGELDFLERSIVAFVRLSPAVLLSGLTEVPIPTRFLFILLGPDGKAQQYHEIGRSMATIMTDEIFHDVAYKAKDRGDLLAGIDEFLDQVTVLPPGEWDPSIRIEPPKSVPSQEKRKMPGVPNGTAVPVEEEQHGEHHGPELQRTGRLFGGLILDVKRKAPFYFSDFKDGLNLQCIASFLFLYCACMSPVITFGGLLGEATEGRISAIESLLGASMTGVAYSLFAGQPLTILGSTGPVLVFEKILFKFCKDYDLSYLSLRTCIGLWTAFLCLLLVATDASSLVCYITRFTEEAFAALICLIFIYEALEKLFHLGELYPINRHAELDKLTLAYCRCAEPDNPSNKTLELWNQRNITASAVPWSNLTVTECLDLQGQFIGSSCGHHGPYTPDVLFWSAILFFGTFLLSTSLKQFKTSRYFPTRVRSMISDFAVFLTIVFMVLIDYLIGIPSQKLQVPSKFKPTRDDRGWFINPIGRNPWWTVLAAVIPALLCTILIFMDQQITAVIINRKEHKLLKGCGYHLDLLMVGVMLAVCSIMGLPWFVAATVLSITHVNSLKLETESAAPGEQPRFLGIREQRLTGLGIFLLMGLSVFMTGALQFIPMPVLYGVFLYMGASSLKGIQFFDRVKLFGMPAKHQPDFIYLRHVPLRKVHLFTLTQLTCLVLLWVIKTSPAAIVFPMMVLALVFIRKLLDFCFSKRELSYLDDLMPENKKKKLDDDSKQAEEQESQEMLVDDSDKSQDKDKVQIPTENKPLHSPRSSDPRTDPSDINISEEMSKTTVWKSLNSNHMDTQHSNTHKKARTLALSVL, encoded by the exons ATGAAGAAGATCCCCACTGGAGCAGAAGCTTCCAATGTGCTGGTTGGGGAGCTGGACTTTTTAGAGAGATCCATTGTTGCATTTGTTCGCCTGTCTCCtgctgttctgctctcagggctcACGGAAGTTCCCATTCCCACTAG ATTCTTGTTCATTTTGCTTGGTCCCGATGGAAAAGCCCAACAGTACCATGAGATCGGTCGCTCCATGGCCACCATCATGACCGATGAG ATTTTCCATGATGTTGCATATAAGGCCAAGGACAGGGGTGATTTGTTGGCTGGTATAGATGAGTTTCTGGATCAAGTGACAGTTTTGCCTCCAGGAGAATGGGACCCTTCTATACGCATAGAACCTCCTAAAAGTGTCCCATCACAG GAGAAAAGAAAGATGCCAGGAGTGCCAAACGGAACAGCTGTTCCCGTTGAGGAAGAGCAGCATGGAGAACACCACGGACCAGAACTGCAAAGAACTGGAAG GCTGTTTGGAGGACTGATTCTGGATGTGAAAAGAAAAGCTCCATTTTATTTTAGTGATTTTAAAGACGGTCTGAATTTGCAGTGTATAGCTTCTTTTCTGTTCCTGTACTGTGCCTGTATGTCACCTGTTATCACGTTTGGCGGACTTTTGGGAGAGGCTACAGAAGGACGCATT agtgcGATTGAGTCTCTTTTAGGAGCGTCTATGACTGGAGTAGCATACTCTTTGTTTGCCGGACAGCCGTTAACTATACTGGGCAGCACGGGACCTGTCCTCGTGTTTGAAAAGATTCTCTTCAAGTTCTGCAA AGACTATGATCTCTCATACCTGTCTCTGCGCACTTGTATCGGACTGTGGACGGCTTTCCTGTGTCTGCTTCTTGTGGCAACGGATGCCAGCTCCTTGGTCTGTTACATCACACGTTTCACAGAGGAAGCGTTTGCTGCGCTCATATGTCTTATCTTCATTTATGAAGCACTAGAGAAACTTTTCCATCTTGGAGAACTCTACCCCATCAACAGACATGCTGAGCTGGACAAACTAACACTGGCCTA CTGTAGGTGTGCAGAGCCTGATAACCCCAGTAATAAAACGCTCGAACTGTGGAATCAAAGAAACATCACAGCCTCTGCAGTGCCATGGAGCAACCTCACTGTAACG GAGTGTTTAGATCTCCAGGGGCAGTTTATTGGATCGTCGTGCGGACACCATGGTCCCTACACTCCTGATGTGCTCTTCTGGTCAGCCATCTTGTTTTTTGGTACCTTTTTACTGTCTACCTCCCTGAAACAGTTCAAGACTAGCAGATACTTTCCTACACGG GTACGGTCAATGATCAGTGATTTTGCTGTGTTCCTCACCATTGTTTTCATGGTCCTGATTGATTATTTAATTGGAATTCCATCCCAAAAGTTACAAGTGCCCAGCAAATTCAAG CCCACACGTGATGACCGTGGTTGGTTTATTAACCCTATCGGGAGAAACCCATGGTGGACTGTGCTGGCTGCTGTAATACCAGCTCTTCTCTGCACTATACTCATCTTCATGGACCAGCAGATCACCGCTGTCATCATAAACCGCAAGGAACACAAACTGcta AAAGGCTGCGGGTACCATTTGGACCTTCTGATGGTTGGAGTGATGCTGGCTGTATGTTCCATAATGGGGTTACCCTGGTTTGTTGCAGCAACCGTCCTGTCAATTACCCATGTCAACAGCCTGAAGCTAGAGACTGAAAGCGCCGCTCCTGGAGAGCAACCTCGATTTCTGGGTATTAGAGAACAGAGGCTGACTGGTCTGGGCATTTTTCTACTCATGGGGTTATCTGTGTTCATGACTGGAGCACTACAG TTCATTCCCATGCCAGTTCTCTATGGGGTTTTTCTTTATATGGGCGCCTCATCTCTAAAAGGCATTCAG TTCTTTGACCGTGTGAAGTTGTTTGGTATGCCAGCGAAGCACCAACCAGACTTTATTTATCTACGTCATGTTCCTCTGAGGAAGGTTCACCTGTTCACTCTGACCCAACTTACCTGCCTTGTGCTGCTCTGGGTCATCAAAACTTCCCCTGCCGCAATTGTCTTCCCTATGATG GTGCTGGCATTAGTGTTCATCCGTAAGCTGCTGGACTTCTGTTTTTCCAAACGGGAGCTTAGTTACCTTGATGATCTGATGCCTGAGAATAAGAAGAAGAAGTTGGATGATGATTCCAAACAGGCAGAGGAG CAGGAATCACAGGAGATGCTGGTTGATGACTCTGACAAATCACAAGACAAAGACAAAGTGCAGATCCCAACGGAGAACAAACCTCTACACTCACCTCGAAGCTCAGACCCCAG GACTGATCCCTCTGATATTAACATATCTGAAGAAATGTCTAAAACTACTGTGTGGAAATCCCTCAATTCCAATCACATGGACACACAACACTCAAACACACATAAAAAGGCAAGGACTCTCGCTCTTTCCGTCCTTTAA
- the slc4a8 gene encoding electroneutral sodium bicarbonate exchanger 1 isoform X4 translates to MKKIPTGAEASNVLVGELDFLERSIVAFVRLSPAVLLSGLTEVPIPTRFLFILLGPDGKAQQYHEIGRSMATIMTDEIFHDVAYKAKDRGDLLAGIDEFLDQVTVLPPGEWDPSIRIEPPKSVPSQEKRKMPGVPNGTAVPVEEEQHGEHHGPELQRTGRLFGGLILDVKRKAPFYFSDFKDGLNLQCIASFLFLYCACMSPVITFGGLLGEATEGRISAIESLLGASMTGVAYSLFAGQPLTILGSTGPVLVFEKILFKFCKDYDLSYLSLRTCIGLWTAFLCLLLVATDASSLVCYITRFTEEAFAALICLIFIYEALEKLFHLGELYPINRHAELDKLTLAYCRCAEPDNPSNKTLELWNQRNITASAVPWSNLTVTECLDLQGQFIGSSCGHHGPYTPDVLFWSAILFFGTFLLSTSLKQFKTSRYFPTRVRSMISDFAVFLTIVFMVLIDYLIGIPSQKLQVPSKFKPTRDDRGWFINPIGRNPWWTVLAAVIPALLCTILIFMDQQITAVIINRKEHKLLKGCGYHLDLLMVGVMLAVCSIMGLPWFVAATVLSITHVNSLKLETESAAPGEQPRFLGIREQRLTGLGIFLLMGLSVFMTGALQFIPMPVLYGVFLYMGASSLKGIQFFDRVKLFGMPAKHQPDFIYLRHVPLRKVHLFTLTQLTCLVLLWVIKTSPAAIVFPMMVLALVFIRKLLDFCFSKRELSYLDDLMPENKKKKLDDDSKQAEEQESQEMLVDDSDKSQDKDKVQIPTENKPLHSPRSSDPRRFREVTPQKEEITFLASVV, encoded by the exons ATGAAGAAGATCCCCACTGGAGCAGAAGCTTCCAATGTGCTGGTTGGGGAGCTGGACTTTTTAGAGAGATCCATTGTTGCATTTGTTCGCCTGTCTCCtgctgttctgctctcagggctcACGGAAGTTCCCATTCCCACTAG ATTCTTGTTCATTTTGCTTGGTCCCGATGGAAAAGCCCAACAGTACCATGAGATCGGTCGCTCCATGGCCACCATCATGACCGATGAG ATTTTCCATGATGTTGCATATAAGGCCAAGGACAGGGGTGATTTGTTGGCTGGTATAGATGAGTTTCTGGATCAAGTGACAGTTTTGCCTCCAGGAGAATGGGACCCTTCTATACGCATAGAACCTCCTAAAAGTGTCCCATCACAG GAGAAAAGAAAGATGCCAGGAGTGCCAAACGGAACAGCTGTTCCCGTTGAGGAAGAGCAGCATGGAGAACACCACGGACCAGAACTGCAAAGAACTGGAAG GCTGTTTGGAGGACTGATTCTGGATGTGAAAAGAAAAGCTCCATTTTATTTTAGTGATTTTAAAGACGGTCTGAATTTGCAGTGTATAGCTTCTTTTCTGTTCCTGTACTGTGCCTGTATGTCACCTGTTATCACGTTTGGCGGACTTTTGGGAGAGGCTACAGAAGGACGCATT agtgcGATTGAGTCTCTTTTAGGAGCGTCTATGACTGGAGTAGCATACTCTTTGTTTGCCGGACAGCCGTTAACTATACTGGGCAGCACGGGACCTGTCCTCGTGTTTGAAAAGATTCTCTTCAAGTTCTGCAA AGACTATGATCTCTCATACCTGTCTCTGCGCACTTGTATCGGACTGTGGACGGCTTTCCTGTGTCTGCTTCTTGTGGCAACGGATGCCAGCTCCTTGGTCTGTTACATCACACGTTTCACAGAGGAAGCGTTTGCTGCGCTCATATGTCTTATCTTCATTTATGAAGCACTAGAGAAACTTTTCCATCTTGGAGAACTCTACCCCATCAACAGACATGCTGAGCTGGACAAACTAACACTGGCCTA CTGTAGGTGTGCAGAGCCTGATAACCCCAGTAATAAAACGCTCGAACTGTGGAATCAAAGAAACATCACAGCCTCTGCAGTGCCATGGAGCAACCTCACTGTAACG GAGTGTTTAGATCTCCAGGGGCAGTTTATTGGATCGTCGTGCGGACACCATGGTCCCTACACTCCTGATGTGCTCTTCTGGTCAGCCATCTTGTTTTTTGGTACCTTTTTACTGTCTACCTCCCTGAAACAGTTCAAGACTAGCAGATACTTTCCTACACGG GTACGGTCAATGATCAGTGATTTTGCTGTGTTCCTCACCATTGTTTTCATGGTCCTGATTGATTATTTAATTGGAATTCCATCCCAAAAGTTACAAGTGCCCAGCAAATTCAAG CCCACACGTGATGACCGTGGTTGGTTTATTAACCCTATCGGGAGAAACCCATGGTGGACTGTGCTGGCTGCTGTAATACCAGCTCTTCTCTGCACTATACTCATCTTCATGGACCAGCAGATCACCGCTGTCATCATAAACCGCAAGGAACACAAACTGcta AAAGGCTGCGGGTACCATTTGGACCTTCTGATGGTTGGAGTGATGCTGGCTGTATGTTCCATAATGGGGTTACCCTGGTTTGTTGCAGCAACCGTCCTGTCAATTACCCATGTCAACAGCCTGAAGCTAGAGACTGAAAGCGCCGCTCCTGGAGAGCAACCTCGATTTCTGGGTATTAGAGAACAGAGGCTGACTGGTCTGGGCATTTTTCTACTCATGGGGTTATCTGTGTTCATGACTGGAGCACTACAG TTCATTCCCATGCCAGTTCTCTATGGGGTTTTTCTTTATATGGGCGCCTCATCTCTAAAAGGCATTCAG TTCTTTGACCGTGTGAAGTTGTTTGGTATGCCAGCGAAGCACCAACCAGACTTTATTTATCTACGTCATGTTCCTCTGAGGAAGGTTCACCTGTTCACTCTGACCCAACTTACCTGCCTTGTGCTGCTCTGGGTCATCAAAACTTCCCCTGCCGCAATTGTCTTCCCTATGATG GTGCTGGCATTAGTGTTCATCCGTAAGCTGCTGGACTTCTGTTTTTCCAAACGGGAGCTTAGTTACCTTGATGATCTGATGCCTGAGAATAAGAAGAAGAAGTTGGATGATGATTCCAAACAGGCAGAGGAG CAGGAATCACAGGAGATGCTGGTTGATGACTCTGACAAATCACAAGACAAAGACAAAGTGCAGATCCCAACGGAGAACAAACCTCTACACTCACCTCGAAGCTCAGACCCCAG GAGGTTCCGTGAAGTAACCCCACAGAAAGAAGAAATTACATTCTTAGCATCGGTTGTTTGA
- the slc4a8 gene encoding electroneutral sodium bicarbonate exchanger 1 isoform X2 codes for MKKIPTGAEASNVLVGELDFLERSIVAFVRLSPAVLLSGLTEVPIPTRFLFILLGPDGKAQQYHEIGRSMATIMTDEIFHDVAYKAKDRGDLLAGIDEFLDQVTVLPPGEWDPSIRIEPPKSVPSQEKRKMPGVPNGTAVPVEEEQHGEHHGPELQRTGRLFGGLILDVKRKAPFYFSDFKDGLNLQCIASFLFLYCACMSPVITFGGLLGEATEGRISAIESLLGASMTGVAYSLFAGQPLTILGSTGPVLVFEKILFKFCKDYDLSYLSLRTCIGLWTAFLCLLLVATDASSLVCYITRFTEEAFAALICLIFIYEALEKLFHLGELYPINRHAELDKLTLAYCRCAEPDNPSNKTLELWNQRNITASAVPWSNLTVTECLDLQGQFIGSSCGHHGPYTPDVLFWSAILFFGTFLLSTSLKQFKTSRYFPTRVRSMISDFAVFLTIVFMVLIDYLIGIPSQKLQVPSKFKPTRDDRGWFINPIGRNPWWTVLAAVIPALLCTILIFMDQQITAVIINRKEHKLLKGCGYHLDLLMVGVMLAVCSIMGLPWFVAATVLSITHVNSLKLETESAAPGEQPRFLGIREQRLTGLGIFLLMGLSVFMTGALQFIPMPVLYGVFLYMGASSLKGIQFFDRVKLFGMPAKHQPDFIYLRHVPLRKVHLFTLTQLTCLVLLWVIKTSPAAIVFPMMVLALVFIRKLLDFCFSKRELSYLDDLMPENKKKKLDDDSKQAEEESQEMLVDDSDKSQDKDKVQIPTENKPLHSPRSSDPRTDPSDINISEEMSKTTVWKSLNSNHMDTQHSNTHKKARTLALSVL; via the exons ATGAAGAAGATCCCCACTGGAGCAGAAGCTTCCAATGTGCTGGTTGGGGAGCTGGACTTTTTAGAGAGATCCATTGTTGCATTTGTTCGCCTGTCTCCtgctgttctgctctcagggctcACGGAAGTTCCCATTCCCACTAG ATTCTTGTTCATTTTGCTTGGTCCCGATGGAAAAGCCCAACAGTACCATGAGATCGGTCGCTCCATGGCCACCATCATGACCGATGAG ATTTTCCATGATGTTGCATATAAGGCCAAGGACAGGGGTGATTTGTTGGCTGGTATAGATGAGTTTCTGGATCAAGTGACAGTTTTGCCTCCAGGAGAATGGGACCCTTCTATACGCATAGAACCTCCTAAAAGTGTCCCATCACAG GAGAAAAGAAAGATGCCAGGAGTGCCAAACGGAACAGCTGTTCCCGTTGAGGAAGAGCAGCATGGAGAACACCACGGACCAGAACTGCAAAGAACTGGAAG GCTGTTTGGAGGACTGATTCTGGATGTGAAAAGAAAAGCTCCATTTTATTTTAGTGATTTTAAAGACGGTCTGAATTTGCAGTGTATAGCTTCTTTTCTGTTCCTGTACTGTGCCTGTATGTCACCTGTTATCACGTTTGGCGGACTTTTGGGAGAGGCTACAGAAGGACGCATT agtgcGATTGAGTCTCTTTTAGGAGCGTCTATGACTGGAGTAGCATACTCTTTGTTTGCCGGACAGCCGTTAACTATACTGGGCAGCACGGGACCTGTCCTCGTGTTTGAAAAGATTCTCTTCAAGTTCTGCAA AGACTATGATCTCTCATACCTGTCTCTGCGCACTTGTATCGGACTGTGGACGGCTTTCCTGTGTCTGCTTCTTGTGGCAACGGATGCCAGCTCCTTGGTCTGTTACATCACACGTTTCACAGAGGAAGCGTTTGCTGCGCTCATATGTCTTATCTTCATTTATGAAGCACTAGAGAAACTTTTCCATCTTGGAGAACTCTACCCCATCAACAGACATGCTGAGCTGGACAAACTAACACTGGCCTA CTGTAGGTGTGCAGAGCCTGATAACCCCAGTAATAAAACGCTCGAACTGTGGAATCAAAGAAACATCACAGCCTCTGCAGTGCCATGGAGCAACCTCACTGTAACG GAGTGTTTAGATCTCCAGGGGCAGTTTATTGGATCGTCGTGCGGACACCATGGTCCCTACACTCCTGATGTGCTCTTCTGGTCAGCCATCTTGTTTTTTGGTACCTTTTTACTGTCTACCTCCCTGAAACAGTTCAAGACTAGCAGATACTTTCCTACACGG GTACGGTCAATGATCAGTGATTTTGCTGTGTTCCTCACCATTGTTTTCATGGTCCTGATTGATTATTTAATTGGAATTCCATCCCAAAAGTTACAAGTGCCCAGCAAATTCAAG CCCACACGTGATGACCGTGGTTGGTTTATTAACCCTATCGGGAGAAACCCATGGTGGACTGTGCTGGCTGCTGTAATACCAGCTCTTCTCTGCACTATACTCATCTTCATGGACCAGCAGATCACCGCTGTCATCATAAACCGCAAGGAACACAAACTGcta AAAGGCTGCGGGTACCATTTGGACCTTCTGATGGTTGGAGTGATGCTGGCTGTATGTTCCATAATGGGGTTACCCTGGTTTGTTGCAGCAACCGTCCTGTCAATTACCCATGTCAACAGCCTGAAGCTAGAGACTGAAAGCGCCGCTCCTGGAGAGCAACCTCGATTTCTGGGTATTAGAGAACAGAGGCTGACTGGTCTGGGCATTTTTCTACTCATGGGGTTATCTGTGTTCATGACTGGAGCACTACAG TTCATTCCCATGCCAGTTCTCTATGGGGTTTTTCTTTATATGGGCGCCTCATCTCTAAAAGGCATTCAG TTCTTTGACCGTGTGAAGTTGTTTGGTATGCCAGCGAAGCACCAACCAGACTTTATTTATCTACGTCATGTTCCTCTGAGGAAGGTTCACCTGTTCACTCTGACCCAACTTACCTGCCTTGTGCTGCTCTGGGTCATCAAAACTTCCCCTGCCGCAATTGTCTTCCCTATGATG GTGCTGGCATTAGTGTTCATCCGTAAGCTGCTGGACTTCTGTTTTTCCAAACGGGAGCTTAGTTACCTTGATGATCTGATGCCTGAGAATAAGAAGAAGAAGTTGGATGATGATTCCAAACAGGCAGAGGAG GAATCACAGGAGATGCTGGTTGATGACTCTGACAAATCACAAGACAAAGACAAAGTGCAGATCCCAACGGAGAACAAACCTCTACACTCACCTCGAAGCTCAGACCCCAG GACTGATCCCTCTGATATTAACATATCTGAAGAAATGTCTAAAACTACTGTGTGGAAATCCCTCAATTCCAATCACATGGACACACAACACTCAAACACACATAAAAAGGCAAGGACTCTCGCTCTTTCCGTCCTTTAA